The following are encoded together in the Kribbella voronezhensis genome:
- a CDS encoding DUF485 domain-containing protein translates to MSDTRRAGDPELTTYRDVQLSPDFSELRRRFRRFVFPMTGLFLVWYFVYVLLADYAHGFMSHRVGGNITVALLFGLGQFVSTFAITMIYVRWADKEIDPPAERMRNLIEGEDL, encoded by the coding sequence ATGAGCGATACGCGTCGCGCGGGCGATCCGGAACTGACGACGTACCGGGATGTCCAGCTGTCACCGGACTTCTCCGAACTGCGCCGCCGCTTCCGCCGCTTCGTGTTCCCGATGACCGGCCTGTTCCTGGTCTGGTACTTCGTCTATGTCCTGCTCGCCGACTACGCCCACGGCTTCATGTCGCACCGGGTCGGCGGGAACATCACCGTCGCCCTGCTGTTCGGGCTCGGCCAGTTCGTCTCCACCTTCGCGATCACGATGATCTACGTCCGCTGGGCCGACAAGGAGATCGACCCGCCGGCCGAGCGGATGCGGAACCTGATCGAAGGTGAGGACCTGTGA
- a CDS encoding sodium/solute symporter, whose product MSAPLMLPLATDIGNPTVNIVIFALFVVATLLIVIRASRNNRTAADYYAGGRSFTGPQNGIAIAGDYLSAASFLGIAGAIAVNGYDGFLYSIGFLVAWLVALLLVAELLRNTGRFTMADVLSFRLKERPVRMAAAISTLVVSFFYLLAQMAGAGGLVALLLGVSHRAGQNIVIAVVGLLMITYVLVGGMKGTTWVQIVKAVLLVIGAGIMTFWVLAKYTFNLSALLGAAVDKSPAAGEKLLSPGLQYGATGVSKLDFISLALALVLGTAGLPHVLMRFYTVPNSREARRSVSWAIWIIGIFYLFTLVLGYGAAALVGPDRIKAAPGKANSAAPLLAFELGGELLLGVISAVAFATILAVVAGLTITASTSFAHDVYGQVIKKGQISGNNEVRVARITAVVIGIVAIIGGIFANGQNIAFLVALAFAVAASANLPTILYSLFWRRFNTRGALWSIYGGLASAIILIAFSPVVSGKVDKKTHASLSMITDTGIDFHWFPLDNPGIVSIPLAFLLGIIGTLTSKEAVNVDKFAEMEVRSLTGAGAEKAVQH is encoded by the coding sequence GTGAGCGCGCCCCTGATGTTGCCGTTGGCAACCGATATCGGCAACCCGACCGTCAACATCGTGATCTTCGCGCTGTTCGTGGTGGCCACCCTCCTGATCGTGATCCGGGCCTCGCGCAACAACCGGACCGCGGCCGACTACTACGCGGGCGGCCGGTCCTTCACCGGCCCGCAGAACGGCATCGCCATCGCCGGCGACTACCTCTCGGCCGCCTCGTTCCTCGGCATCGCCGGTGCGATCGCGGTCAACGGGTACGACGGTTTCCTGTACTCGATCGGTTTCCTGGTCGCCTGGCTGGTGGCTCTCCTGCTGGTCGCCGAACTGCTCCGGAACACCGGCCGCTTCACCATGGCCGACGTGTTGTCGTTCCGGCTCAAGGAGCGGCCGGTCCGGATGGCTGCGGCCATCTCCACGCTGGTGGTCAGCTTCTTCTACCTGCTCGCCCAGATGGCCGGCGCGGGCGGCCTCGTCGCGCTCCTGCTCGGTGTCTCGCACCGCGCCGGACAGAACATCGTCATCGCCGTCGTCGGCCTGCTGATGATCACCTACGTCCTGGTCGGCGGAATGAAGGGCACCACCTGGGTGCAGATCGTCAAGGCCGTCCTGCTGGTGATCGGCGCCGGCATCATGACGTTCTGGGTGCTGGCGAAGTACACCTTCAACCTGTCCGCACTGCTCGGCGCGGCGGTGGACAAGAGCCCGGCCGCAGGCGAGAAGCTGCTCAGCCCGGGACTGCAGTACGGCGCGACGGGGGTCAGCAAGCTCGACTTCATCTCGCTCGCCCTGGCCCTGGTGCTCGGAACGGCCGGTCTGCCGCACGTGCTGATGCGCTTCTACACCGTGCCGAACTCGCGAGAGGCCCGGCGCAGTGTCAGCTGGGCGATCTGGATCATCGGCATCTTCTACCTGTTCACGCTGGTCCTCGGGTACGGCGCGGCCGCGCTGGTCGGGCCGGACCGGATCAAGGCAGCACCGGGCAAGGCGAACTCGGCCGCGCCACTGCTGGCCTTCGAGCTCGGCGGCGAACTCCTGCTCGGGGTGATCTCCGCGGTGGCCTTCGCCACCATCCTGGCGGTCGTCGCCGGGCTGACGATCACCGCCAGTACGTCGTTCGCCCACGACGTCTACGGCCAGGTGATCAAGAAGGGCCAGATCAGCGGCAACAACGAGGTCCGGGTGGCCCGGATCACGGCGGTCGTGATCGGCATCGTCGCGATCATCGGCGGCATCTTCGCCAACGGGCAGAACATCGCCTTCCTGGTGGCGCTGGCGTTCGCGGTGGCGGCCAGTGCGAACCTGCCGACGATCCTGTACTCGCTGTTCTGGCGGCGCTTCAACACCCGCGGCGCGCTCTGGAGCATCTACGGCGGCCTGGCGTCCGCGATCATCCTGATCGCGTTCTCCCCGGTCGTGTCCGGCAAGGTCGACAAGAAGACCCACGCCAGCCTGTCGATGATCACCGACACCGGGATCGACTTCCACTGGTTCCCGCTGGACAACCCCGGCATCGTGTCGATCCCGCTGGCGTTCCTGCTCGGCATCATCGGCACGCTCACCAGCAAGGAAGCGGTGAACGTCGACAAGTTCGCCGAGATGGAGGTCCGCTCACTCACCGGCGCCGGCGCGGAGAAGGCCGTGCAGCACTGA
- a CDS encoding CYTH and CHAD domain-containing protein, with protein sequence MAATEQLEIETKYDVDEHAILPALHELPGVASVAQPVELDLEAVYFDTADLALASNKVTLRRRTGGEDDGWHVKLPSSEAGRLEIRHPLGRAVRKVPLQVIRTVRVHVRDRELAPVVILRTHRIVHRLLDADGEVLAELADDHVTAEIEGAEPDRWREWELELVNGGPELVEAAEPLLRDAGATPAAGPSKLARALGSRIPEPVEWELPKKPLTADLFRLYAGAQVEAIRLRDPEVRRDLPDSIHKMRVATRRLRSALASYRPVVDREAGDAIRAELKWLAGELGGARDAEVLREHLAGVVAEQPAELVMGRVAGAIDDHLRAVYKAARVDALAALESARYFRLLDSLDELIANPPLTGDERKAAKQLPAILEHDWKRMRKAVRRMESAEDPVARDHELHEVRKAAKRLRYAAESAEPVLGSEATELAGRAEQVQEVLGDHQDSVVGRELLRQLAVEVHLSGGNAFTFGRLHAAEEYRGERSYREFLELWPTVK encoded by the coding sequence ATGGCCGCGACCGAGCAGTTGGAGATCGAGACCAAGTACGACGTCGACGAGCACGCGATCTTGCCGGCTCTGCACGAGCTGCCCGGCGTCGCGAGCGTCGCCCAACCGGTCGAGCTCGACCTGGAGGCGGTGTACTTCGACACGGCCGACCTGGCTCTGGCCTCGAACAAGGTGACCCTGCGCAGACGCACCGGCGGCGAGGACGACGGCTGGCACGTGAAGCTCCCCAGCTCCGAAGCCGGCCGGCTGGAGATCCGTCATCCGCTCGGCCGCGCGGTCCGGAAGGTGCCGCTGCAGGTGATCAGAACAGTCCGGGTGCACGTCCGCGACCGCGAACTCGCTCCGGTGGTCATCCTGCGGACCCACCGGATCGTGCACCGGCTGCTGGACGCCGACGGCGAAGTGCTCGCCGAACTCGCCGACGACCACGTGACCGCCGAGATCGAGGGGGCCGAGCCGGATCGCTGGCGGGAGTGGGAACTCGAGCTCGTCAACGGCGGTCCCGAGCTGGTCGAAGCCGCCGAGCCGCTGCTGCGCGACGCCGGCGCGACACCGGCAGCGGGCCCGAGCAAACTCGCCCGGGCGCTCGGTTCGCGGATCCCGGAGCCGGTCGAGTGGGAGTTGCCGAAGAAGCCGCTCACCGCCGACCTCTTCCGCCTGTACGCCGGTGCGCAGGTCGAGGCGATCCGCTTGCGCGATCCCGAAGTCCGCCGGGACCTGCCCGACTCGATCCACAAGATGCGCGTCGCCACCCGGCGCCTTCGGTCGGCGCTGGCCAGCTACCGCCCCGTGGTGGATCGCGAAGCCGGAGACGCGATCCGGGCGGAGCTGAAATGGCTCGCCGGGGAGCTCGGCGGGGCGCGCGACGCCGAAGTACTGCGGGAGCACCTGGCCGGTGTCGTCGCGGAGCAGCCGGCCGAGCTGGTGATGGGCCGCGTCGCCGGTGCGATCGACGATCACCTGCGGGCCGTCTACAAGGCAGCCCGGGTCGATGCGCTGGCCGCGCTGGAGAGTGCGCGGTACTTCCGCCTGCTCGATTCGCTGGACGAGCTGATCGCGAACCCACCGCTGACCGGCGACGAGCGGAAGGCGGCCAAGCAGCTTCCAGCGATCCTTGAGCACGACTGGAAGCGGATGCGAAAGGCCGTCCGCCGGATGGAGTCCGCCGAGGATCCGGTGGCGCGGGATCACGAGCTGCACGAAGTACGCAAGGCAGCCAAGCGACTCCGGTACGCCGCGGAGTCGGCCGAGCCGGTGCTTGGTTCGGAGGCCACGGAGTTGGCCGGCCGGGCCGAGCAGGTCCAGGAGGTCCTCGGTGACCACCAGGACAGCGTGGTCGGCCGGGAATTGCTTCGCCAGTTGGCTGTCGAGGTCCACCTGTCCGGCGGCAATGCCTTTACCTTCGGGCGACTGCACGCCGCCGAGGAGTACCGCGGCGAGCGTTCGTACCGGGAGTTCCTCGAGCTCTGGCCCACGGTCAAATGA
- a CDS encoding methyltransferase domain-containing protein — protein sequence MGIDYVHGYTTAETCRLTDQAGTLADLLHGDTQYEPGSKVLEVGCGVGAQTVQLVTRSPGIRLTAVDISEESLAHAKARVAAAAPQAHVEWLQGDLLALPFEDQTFDHLFVCFVLEHLPQPAEALASLRRLLRPGGSITVIEGDHESAFFHPRSPAAQRVIDCLVELQAEAGGDALIGRRLQPLLAEAGYDEVSARPRTVYADETLPHLVDGFTRKTFIAMVESVRERSLTRGLRTEAQWEQGIRDLERAAEPGGTFHYTFFKAVGIKAADTGGAGSWSG from the coding sequence ATGGGAATCGATTACGTCCACGGATACACGACCGCCGAGACATGCCGACTGACCGACCAAGCGGGTACTTTGGCCGACCTGCTGCACGGCGATACGCAGTACGAGCCGGGCAGCAAGGTGCTGGAGGTGGGCTGCGGCGTCGGCGCGCAGACCGTGCAACTGGTGACGAGGAGTCCGGGCATCCGGCTCACCGCCGTCGACATCTCCGAGGAATCGCTCGCGCATGCCAAAGCACGAGTCGCCGCGGCGGCTCCACAAGCTCACGTCGAATGGCTGCAGGGCGATCTGCTGGCGCTGCCCTTCGAGGACCAGACCTTCGACCACCTCTTCGTCTGTTTCGTGCTCGAGCACCTGCCACAACCGGCCGAGGCACTGGCGAGCTTGCGCCGACTGCTACGGCCGGGCGGGTCGATCACCGTCATCGAAGGCGATCACGAGTCGGCGTTCTTCCACCCGCGCAGTCCGGCGGCGCAACGCGTGATCGATTGCCTGGTCGAACTCCAGGCCGAGGCGGGTGGCGACGCGCTGATCGGGCGACGACTGCAACCGCTACTGGCGGAGGCCGGGTACGACGAGGTCAGTGCCCGCCCGCGCACGGTGTACGCCGACGAGACGCTGCCGCACCTGGTCGACGGGTTCACCCGCAAGACCTTCATCGCGATGGTCGAGTCGGTCCGCGAACGCTCCCTCACCAGAGGTCTACGGACAGAAGCCCAATGGGAGCAGGGGATTCGCGACCTGGAACGCGCGGCCGAACCCGGCGGCACGTTCCACTACACGTTCTTCAAAGCCGTCGGAATCAAGGCCGCGGATACCGGGGGAGCCGGCTCGTGGTCTGGCTGA
- a CDS encoding PLP-dependent aminotransferase family protein, whose amino-acid sequence MNRSIPGAISRSKSGADFLQLSLGDVPAGGLANWLASQLRAAISDGRLPIGSRLPATRVLAAELRVSRGVVTEAYQRLTEDGHIAGRGRAGTTVVAAPLDDTTTSPANPGNGRARPAGGAGLAAGGGSAAAGGSAHGAGAGSDGRSAHGAGAGSDGRSTHGAGAGSDGGSAQASRAGSDGGAADGAGVAGAVVGEPGLDVFDVMRAVPARLDLTPGVPDLAAFPRAAWLKAERAVLNDLAAAEFGYGEPAGTPRLRRAVATWLARNRGIKADPDDLIIVAGVAQALGLIAQVLKDEGTTELAVEDPGSLGSRQHLQNHGMRTTPIPVDSDGLCVDQLRATGARVVLATPAHQFPMGVVLGGERRRQLIQWAAEGGLIVEDDYDAEHRYDRPPVPALHAMLTDRVIYTGSVSKLLAPSLRIGWMLAPPQYKEALIRAKRLADLGNASLPQLVLAQLMDSGDLERQLRYVRRRHRQRRDAIIDAIGNHLPTATVHGAAAGLHLTITFDTPLDDVALASSALALGVKTQPLSWHAQTPTPPGLVLGYAARTPTDLTEAITTLTTALHQTTTS is encoded by the coding sequence GTGAACAGGTCCATACCGGGTGCGATCAGTAGGTCCAAAAGCGGAGCCGACTTCCTGCAGTTGTCGCTCGGCGACGTCCCGGCGGGCGGGTTGGCCAACTGGCTGGCGTCGCAGCTCCGGGCTGCCATCTCCGACGGCCGCCTCCCGATCGGCAGCCGGCTACCGGCAACCCGGGTGCTGGCGGCCGAGCTGCGGGTCTCCCGAGGTGTCGTCACCGAGGCCTACCAGCGCCTCACCGAAGACGGCCACATCGCCGGCCGTGGCCGAGCCGGCACCACCGTCGTAGCCGCCCCACTCGACGACACCACCACGTCGCCGGCAAACCCCGGCAATGGTCGCGCCAGGCCCGCGGGCGGCGCTGGGTTGGCGGCCGGCGGTGGATCGGCGGCGGCCGGCGGGTCGGCGCACGGCGCCGGGGCGGGGAGCGACGGCAGATCGGCGCACGGCGCCGGGGCGGGGAGCGACGGCAGGTCGACGCACGGCGCCGGGGCGGGGAGCGACGGAGGGTCGGCGCAGGCCAGCAGGGCCGGGAGCGACGGCGGGGCGGCGGATGGCGCCGGGGTGGCGGGGGCGGTGGTGGGTGAGCCGGGGCTGGATGTGTTCGATGTGATGCGGGCAGTGCCTGCTCGGCTCGATCTCACGCCGGGGGTGCCTGATCTGGCCGCTTTTCCGCGGGCGGCCTGGCTGAAGGCGGAGCGGGCCGTGCTGAACGACCTGGCCGCGGCCGAGTTCGGTTACGGCGAACCAGCCGGTACGCCGAGGCTGCGGCGGGCCGTTGCGACCTGGCTCGCGCGCAACCGTGGCATCAAGGCCGATCCGGACGACCTCATCATCGTCGCCGGCGTCGCCCAGGCGCTCGGCCTGATCGCCCAGGTCCTCAAGGACGAGGGGACGACCGAGCTCGCGGTCGAGGATCCCGGGTCGCTCGGATCACGCCAGCACTTGCAGAACCACGGGATGCGGACGACGCCGATCCCGGTCGACTCCGACGGGCTCTGTGTCGATCAACTCCGCGCGACGGGAGCGCGCGTAGTACTGGCGACTCCTGCGCATCAGTTCCCGATGGGTGTCGTGCTTGGTGGGGAACGGCGGCGGCAGTTGATTCAGTGGGCAGCGGAGGGTGGGTTGATCGTCGAGGACGACTACGACGCGGAACACCGGTACGACCGGCCTCCGGTTCCCGCGTTGCACGCGATGCTCACCGACCGGGTGATCTACACAGGCAGCGTCTCGAAGCTGCTCGCGCCGTCGCTCCGCATCGGATGGATGCTGGCGCCGCCGCAGTACAAGGAGGCTCTGATCCGCGCCAAACGCCTTGCAGACCTGGGAAACGCGAGCCTGCCTCAACTGGTGCTCGCCCAGCTGATGGACTCAGGCGACCTGGAACGCCAGCTCCGCTACGTCCGCCGCCGTCACCGGCAACGCCGCGACGCCATCATCGATGCCATCGGCAACCACTTGCCCACGGCAACAGTCCACGGCGCCGCCGCCGGCCTGCACCTCACCATCACCTTCGACACCCCACTGGACGACGTCGCCCTCGCCAGCTCCGCCCTGGCCCTGGGTGTCAAAACCCAACCCCTCTCCTGGCACGCCCAAACCCCCACCCCACCAGGCCTCGTCCTCGGCTACGCAGCCCGCACCCCCACCGACCTCACCGAAGCCATCACCACCCTCACCACCGCCCTCCACCAAACAACCACCAGCTGA
- a CDS encoding thiamine pyrophosphate-dependent enzyme yields MTTIAELLVESLAEHGVRSVWGVVGDALNPVTDAIRREDRIEWIGVRHEEAGAFAAGAQAALTGKLGVCMGTVGPGAIHLLNGLYDAAKSRVPVLAICGQVPREEIGSDFFQEVDNDAVFADVAVFRATVMTPEQAPGLIEQAVNTALAERSVAVLSIPGDVGGLELPHGTAVPRFLEPASHTVPSAEELAGVAAVLNAASKVTLLVGIGAREALTEVQELASTLAAPVVLTLKAKEGFEEYLPQEVGQSGLIGNHASKVAFDGCEVLFLVGTDFPYREFLPGGKTVVQLDLRGEHIGRRVGVDHGLVGHAKPTLAQLLPLLTAKKDTDHLDKARSAYEAWRKRQEQFTDPAFDRKPKGLLRRKVDNPDGRIRPELLAAAVDRHAADDALFTTDTGMSTVWLSRFVRMRGSRRLVGSYNLGSMANAMPQALGLAAADRSRQVVAFCGDGGLSMLLGDLITAVAYELPVKLVVFDNGRLGMVKLEMEQVGLPEYGTKLANPDFAAVATAIGLTGIRVEKPGDVDAAVRDAFAMPGPVLLDVLTNPDEVSVPPSPTLSQGWGFAIAKSKEFLESFE; encoded by the coding sequence ATGACCACCATCGCTGAACTGCTCGTCGAGTCGCTGGCCGAGCACGGTGTCCGTTCTGTCTGGGGCGTCGTCGGTGACGCCCTGAACCCGGTCACGGACGCGATCCGGCGCGAGGACCGGATCGAATGGATCGGCGTCCGGCACGAGGAGGCCGGTGCGTTCGCGGCCGGCGCCCAGGCAGCGCTGACCGGCAAGCTCGGCGTCTGCATGGGGACCGTCGGCCCCGGCGCGATCCACCTGCTCAACGGCCTGTACGACGCGGCCAAGTCGCGCGTCCCCGTCCTCGCGATCTGCGGCCAGGTCCCGCGCGAGGAGATCGGCAGCGACTTCTTCCAGGAGGTCGACAACGACGCCGTGTTCGCCGACGTCGCCGTCTTCCGGGCGACCGTGATGACACCCGAGCAGGCACCCGGGTTGATCGAGCAGGCTGTGAACACCGCGCTGGCCGAGCGAAGCGTCGCCGTACTGTCGATCCCCGGTGATGTCGGTGGTCTCGAGTTGCCGCACGGAACCGCCGTACCGCGTTTCCTCGAGCCCGCCTCGCACACGGTTCCGTCGGCCGAGGAGTTGGCCGGTGTCGCGGCTGTGCTGAACGCGGCGTCCAAGGTGACGCTGCTGGTCGGCATCGGAGCGCGCGAGGCGCTGACCGAAGTACAGGAGCTCGCCTCGACGCTGGCGGCTCCGGTCGTGCTCACGCTGAAGGCGAAGGAAGGGTTCGAGGAGTATCTGCCGCAGGAGGTCGGGCAATCGGGGCTGATCGGCAACCACGCGAGCAAGGTGGCCTTCGATGGTTGTGAGGTGTTGTTCCTGGTCGGCACGGACTTCCCTTATCGCGAGTTCCTGCCGGGCGGGAAGACCGTCGTACAGCTCGATCTGCGCGGCGAGCACATCGGCCGGCGGGTCGGCGTCGACCACGGGCTCGTCGGGCACGCGAAACCTACGCTCGCGCAATTGCTTCCCCTGCTGACAGCGAAGAAGGACACGGACCACCTCGACAAGGCGCGTTCGGCGTACGAGGCGTGGCGGAAGCGGCAGGAGCAGTTCACCGATCCTGCGTTCGACCGCAAGCCCAAGGGTTTGTTGCGCCGCAAGGTCGACAACCCGGACGGCCGGATCCGGCCGGAGTTGCTGGCCGCTGCCGTCGATCGGCATGCGGCCGACGACGCGCTGTTCACGACGGACACCGGGATGTCGACGGTGTGGTTGTCCCGCTTCGTGCGGATGCGCGGAAGCCGGCGGCTGGTCGGCTCGTACAACCTCGGGTCGATGGCGAACGCGATGCCGCAGGCGCTCGGGCTCGCCGCGGCCGATCGGAGTCGTCAGGTCGTCGCGTTCTGCGGGGACGGCGGGTTGTCGATGCTGCTCGGCGACCTGATCACCGCCGTCGCGTACGAATTGCCGGTGAAGCTGGTCGTGTTCGACAACGGCCGACTCGGCATGGTGAAGCTGGAGATGGAGCAGGTCGGCCTGCCGGAGTACGGGACGAAGCTCGCCAATCCCGACTTCGCGGCAGTGGCCACCGCGATCGGGTTGACCGGCATCCGGGTCGAGAAGCCGGGTGACGTGGACGCTGCCGTGCGGGACGCCTTCGCGATGCCGGGCCCGGTGCTGCTCGACGTACTGACGAACCCCGACGAGGTGTCGGTCCCGCCGTCGCCGACGCTGAGCCAGGGCTGGGGGTTCGCGATCGCCAAGAGCAAGGAGTTCCTCGAAAGCTTTGAGTAG